Proteins from one Porites lutea chromosome 3, jaPorLute2.1, whole genome shotgun sequence genomic window:
- the LOC140929683 gene encoding histamine N-methyltransferase-like, producing the protein MSWPDPLNPAPPVNELEKERPSFASYDAHYLESFRVFRERSSESKKLFESFQTHIPPLIQRRMVPECQRLNILSVGSAEGTTDLMMLKIIGQEVQKSVHGQHIEVFNRAIEPNGSSCGLYREAIKNLSSLLGKTQTCFEICQQTFDEYQETKKDEIKFDLIHFVHSIYYVDMEETLIRCIEKELSDKGHVLSVIQTTQSLTYLVFSKQQSPTREISDKSETLIQIAKKHNWNYEVYTTEYAIDFTHVFDPKSTEGNLLLDFMTHTVDYRNTADKQLVQETLAFIDEKTVLKDGKKIGKGEFSLIVISKRCDM; encoded by the coding sequence ATGTCTTGGCCAGATCCACTCAATCCAGCCCCACCAGTAAACGAGCTCGAGAAAGAAAGGCCCTCTTTCGCCTCATATGATGCACATTACCTTGAAAGCTTTCGTGTCTTTCGTGAAAGATCAAGCgaaagtaaaaaattatttgaGAGCTTCCAGACTCACATACCGCCATTAATTCAAAGGCGAATGGTTCCCGAGTGTCAACGATTAAATATTTTGAGCGTTGGAAGTGCCGAAGGGACGACAGATCTAATGATGCTTAAAATTATCGGACAAGAAGTGCAGAAGAGCGTCCACGGTCAACATATAGAAGTTTTCAACCGAGCCATTGAGCCTAATGGCTCTTCCTGCGGCCTCTACAGAGAAGCTATCAAAAATCTTTCAAGCCTACTCGGTAAAACACAAACATGTTTTGAAATCTGCCAGCAAACCTTTGATGAGTACCAAGAAACCAAGAAAGATGAAATAAAGTTCGACCTCATACACTTTGTACATAGTATTTACTACGTTGACATGGAAGAGACTTTGATTCGCTGCATTGAAAAAGAACTCAGTGACAAGGGACATGTCCTCAGCGTGATTCAGACAACTCAAAGTCTTACCTATTTGGTTTTTTCAAAGCAGCAATCACCCACACGAGAAATATCTGACAAATCTGAAACGTTGATCCAGATAGCCAAGAAGCATAACTGGAACTATGAGGTGTACACCACAGAATACGCCATTGACTTCACCCATGTTTTTGATCCCAAGTCAACTGAAGGAAATCTGCTGCTGGACTTCATGACGCACACCGTGGATTATCGCAACACCGCTGACAAACAACTGGTGCAAGAAACACTGGCTTTTATCGACGAAAAGACTGTTCTGAAGGACGGTAAAAAAATTGGCAAGGGGGAGTTCTCTCTAATTGTCATCAGCAAAAGATGCGACATGTGA
- the LOC140929684 gene encoding histamine N-methyltransferase-like, whose product MSWSDPLHPAPPVNELEKERPSFASYDAHYLESFRVYRERSSESKKLFESFQTHIPPLIQSRMVPECQRLNILSVGSAEGTTDLMILKIIGQEVQKSDHGQRIEIFNRAIEPNGSSCGLYREAIKNLSSLLGKTQTCFEICQQTFDDYQETKKDEIKFDLIHFIHSIYYVDKEETLIRCIEKELSDKGHFLSVVQTTQDLNYLVFSKQKRPTKEISEKSEKLIQIAQKYGWNYEVYTTEYAIDFTHVFDPKSTEGNLLLDFMTHTVDYRNTADKQLVQETLAFIDEKTVLKDGKKIGKGEFSLVVISKRCDM is encoded by the coding sequence ATGTCTTGGTCAGATCCACTCCATCCAGCCCCACCAGTAAACGAGCTCGAGAAAGAAAGGCCCTCTTTCGCCTCATATGATGCACATTACCTTGAAAGCTTTCGTGTCTATCGTGAAAGATCGAGCGAAAGTAAGAAATTATTTGAGAGCTTCCAGACCCACATACCGCCATTAATTCAAAGCCGAATGGTTCCCGAGTGTCAACGATTAAATATTTTGAGCGTTGGGAGTGCCGAAGGGACGACAGATCTAATGATCCTTAAAATTATCGGGCAAGAAGTGCAGAAGAGTGACCACGGTCAACGTATAGAAATCTTCAACCGAGCCATTGAGCCTAATGGCTCTTCCTGCGGCCTCTACAGAGAAGCTATCAAAAATCTTTCAAGCCTACTCGGTAAAACACAAACATGTTTTGAAATCTGCCAGCAAACCTTTGATGATTACCAAGAAACCAAGAAAGATGAAATAAAGTTCGACCTCATACACTTCATACATAGTATTTACTACGTTGACAAGGAGGAGACTTTGATTCGCTGCATTGAAAAAGAACTAAGTGACAAGGGACATTTCCTCAGCGTGGTTCAGACAACTCAAGATCTTAACTATTTGGtcttttcaaagcaaaaacgaCCCACAAaagaaataagtgaaaaatcTGAAAAGTTGATCCAGATCGCTCAGAAGTATGGCTGGAACTATGAGGTGTACACCACAGAATACGCCATTGACTTCACCCATGTTTTTGACCCCAAGTCAACTGAAGGAAACCTGCTGCTGGACTTCATGACGCACACCGTGGATTATCGCAACACCGCTGACAAACAACTGGTGCAAGAAACACTGGCTTTTATCGACGAAAAGACTGTTCTGAAAGACGGTAAAAAAATTGGCAAGGGGGAGTTCTCTCTAGTTGTCATAAGCAAAAGATGCGACATGTGA